A genomic segment from Agrobacterium vitis encodes:
- a CDS encoding metallopeptidase family protein — protein sequence MARVDQSDDWREKHAPTISTFESLAIEAFGNLPKEFRDLTGNLIIEIADFPTDDVFEDMALETPFDLLGLFEGRGISERFSMETGEVPNKITLYRRPILDYWAENEETLGDIVTHVLIHEIGHHFGLSDDDMERIEESVDDGMADRS from the coding sequence ATGGCCCGGGTAGACCAATCCGACGACTGGCGCGAAAAACACGCGCCGACAATCAGCACGTTCGAGTCGCTGGCGATCGAAGCTTTCGGCAATTTGCCGAAGGAATTTCGTGACCTGACCGGAAACCTGATCATCGAGATTGCCGATTTTCCCACCGACGACGTGTTTGAAGACATGGCGCTTGAGACGCCTTTCGATCTGCTGGGCCTGTTCGAAGGGCGCGGCATTTCCGAGCGTTTCAGTATGGAAACCGGCGAGGTGCCCAATAAGATCACCCTCTATCGCCGCCCTATTCTCGACTACTGGGCCGAGAATGAAGAAACATTGGGCGATATCGTCACCCATGTGCTGATCCACGAGATTGGCCATCATTTCGGCCTGTCCGACGATGACATGGAGCGGATCGAGGAAAGCGTTGACGACGGAATGGCCGACCGGTCGTAA
- the acs gene encoding acetate--CoA ligase, with translation MSAKTYPVLKAAKAQALIDNDKYLKWYEESIEEPEKFWSKHGKRIDWFKPYTKAKNTSFKGKVPIKWFEDGLTNVSYNCIDRHLKTHGERTAIIWEGDNPYIDKRITYNQLYDNVCRLANVLKAHGVKKGDRVTIYMPMVPEATYAMLACSRIGAVHSVVFGGFSPEALAGRIVDCESTFVITCDEGVRGGKPVALKENTDVAIDIAAKQYVIVNKVLVVRRTGGKVGWAPGRDLWYHQEIAKVKPDCPPVKMKAEDPLFILYTSGSTGKPKGVLHTTGGYLVYAAMTHEYVFDYKDGEVFWCSADVGWVTGHSYIVYGPLANCATTVMFEGVPNFPDQGRFWEIIDKHKVNIFYTAPTAIRSLMGAGDEFVKRSSRSSLRLLGSVGEPINPEAWEWYYNVVGDQRCPIVDTWWQTETGGILISPLPGATILKPGSATRPFFGVKPELVDNEGKVLEGAADGNLCLIDSWPGQARTIYGDHNRFVQTYFSTYKGKYFTGDGCRRDEDGYYWITGRVDDVLNVSGHRLGTAEVESALVSHHLVSEAAVVGYPHGIKGQGIYCYVTLMAGHEGDEELRQTLIKHVRSEIGPIASPDKVQFAPGLPKTRSGKIMRRILRKIAEDDFGALGDTSTLADPGVVDDLIANRQNKASA, from the coding sequence ATGTCTGCGAAGACCTATCCCGTTTTAAAGGCCGCCAAGGCCCAGGCTTTGATCGATAACGACAAATACCTGAAATGGTACGAGGAAAGCATTGAGGAGCCGGAGAAGTTCTGGTCCAAGCACGGCAAGCGGATCGATTGGTTCAAGCCGTATACCAAGGCCAAGAACACCAGTTTCAAAGGCAAGGTGCCGATCAAGTGGTTTGAGGACGGGCTGACCAATGTCTCCTATAATTGCATCGACCGGCATCTGAAAACCCATGGTGAGCGCACCGCAATCATCTGGGAAGGGGACAATCCCTATATCGACAAGCGGATCACCTATAACCAACTTTATGACAATGTCTGCCGGCTCGCCAATGTGCTGAAAGCGCATGGCGTCAAGAAAGGCGACCGCGTCACCATCTATATGCCGATGGTGCCGGAAGCGACCTATGCCATGCTGGCGTGTTCGCGTATTGGTGCTGTGCATTCGGTGGTGTTTGGCGGTTTTTCGCCTGAAGCCCTGGCTGGCCGGATCGTCGATTGCGAATCGACCTTCGTGATCACCTGTGACGAAGGAGTGCGCGGCGGCAAGCCGGTGGCGCTCAAGGAAAATACCGATGTCGCCATCGACATTGCGGCGAAACAATATGTCATCGTCAACAAGGTGTTGGTGGTGCGCCGTACCGGCGGCAAGGTCGGCTGGGCTCCGGGGCGCGATCTCTGGTATCATCAGGAAATCGCCAAGGTGAAGCCGGATTGCCCGCCGGTGAAGATGAAGGCGGAAGATCCGCTGTTCATTCTCTACACCTCCGGCTCCACCGGCAAGCCAAAGGGCGTGCTGCACACGACCGGTGGCTATCTCGTCTATGCGGCGATGACCCACGAATATGTGTTCGATTATAAAGACGGTGAGGTATTCTGGTGCTCGGCAGACGTGGGTTGGGTCACCGGCCATTCCTATATCGTCTACGGGCCGCTGGCCAATTGCGCGACGACGGTGATGTTCGAAGGCGTACCCAATTTCCCCGACCAGGGACGGTTCTGGGAAATCATCGACAAGCATAAGGTCAATATTTTCTATACCGCGCCGACTGCCATCCGCTCGCTTATGGGGGCCGGAGACGAGTTCGTCAAGCGCTCCTCGCGCTCCAGCCTGCGATTGCTGGGCTCGGTCGGTGAGCCGATCAATCCGGAAGCCTGGGAATGGTATTATAACGTGGTCGGCGATCAGCGCTGCCCGATTGTCGATACCTGGTGGCAGACCGAGACCGGCGGCATTCTCATCAGCCCCCTGCCCGGTGCCACGATCCTCAAGCCCGGTTCCGCGACCCGGCCGTTCTTTGGCGTCAAGCCGGAGCTGGTGGACAATGAAGGCAAGGTGCTTGAGGGTGCCGCAGATGGCAATCTTTGCCTGATCGATAGCTGGCCGGGTCAGGCGCGGACGATTTATGGCGACCACAATCGCTTCGTTCAGACCTATTTTTCTACCTATAAGGGTAAGTATTTCACCGGCGACGGCTGCCGTCGTGACGAGGACGGTTATTACTGGATCACCGGTCGCGTCGATGACGTGCTGAATGTGTCCGGCCACCGTCTGGGGACTGCTGAGGTGGAATCGGCACTGGTCTCGCATCATCTGGTCTCGGAAGCCGCCGTGGTCGGTTATCCGCACGGCATCAAGGGCCAGGGCATTTATTGCTATGTGACGCTGATGGCGGGCCATGAGGGCGATGAGGAATTGCGCCAGACGCTGATTAAGCATGTCCGTTCCGAAATCGGCCCGATTGCCTCTCCCGACAAGGTTCAGTTCGCTCCCGGCCTGCCGAAAACCCGGTCCGGCAAGATCATGCGTCGTATCCTGCGCAAAATCGCCGAGGACGATTTCGGCGCGCTGGGCGACACATCGACGCTCGCCGATCCTGGCGTTGTCGATGATTTGATTGCCAACCGGCAGAACAAAGCATCCGCCTGA
- a CDS encoding DUF1013 domain-containing protein, which yields MAQTLLMPKATAVWLVDNTALSFEQIAQFCKLHPLEVKAIADGEAAQGIKGLDPIATGQLSRDEIARGEKDIAHKLKISEPKVRVPDSKRRGPRYTPVSKRQDRPNAILWLVRNHPELKDAQISRLVGTTKSTIEQIRDRSHWNSANLAPMDPVTLGLCSQIDLDMEVEKASKGRPLPTAAELGATLQSASQTEHLDFYAQEEEKEIDANAVFKKLQSLKSTTPEEEDDQY from the coding sequence ATGGCCCAGACACTGCTTATGCCAAAGGCAACGGCCGTATGGCTCGTAGACAATACGGCGCTGTCATTCGAGCAGATCGCCCAGTTCTGCAAGCTGCACCCGCTTGAGGTAAAAGCCATTGCCGATGGCGAAGCCGCGCAGGGCATTAAGGGTCTTGATCCCATTGCCACCGGCCAGCTTTCCCGCGACGAGATCGCGCGCGGCGAAAAAGACATTGCCCACAAGCTGAAGATTTCCGAGCCGAAGGTGCGCGTGCCTGATTCGAAGCGCCGTGGCCCCCGCTATACGCCGGTCTCCAAGCGTCAGGACCGCCCGAACGCCATTCTCTGGCTGGTGCGCAATCATCCTGAGCTGAAGGATGCACAGATTTCCCGGCTGGTCGGCACTACCAAGAGCACGATCGAGCAGATCCGCGACCGCAGCCACTGGAATTCGGCCAATCTCGCGCCGATGGACCCGGTAACGCTTGGCCTGTGCAGCCAGATCGATCTGGACATGGAAGTGGAAAAGGCCTCGAAGGGCCGTCCGCTGCCGACAGCTGCCGAGCTGGGCGCCACCCTGCAATCGGCATCGCAGACCGAACATCTCGATTTCTACGCCCAGGAAGAGGAAAAGGAAATCGACGCCAATGCCGTGTTCAAGAAGCTGCAATCGCTGAAATCGACCACTCCCGAAGAAGAAGACGATCAGTACTGA
- a CDS encoding YggS family pyridoxal phosphate-dependent enzyme: MTIEERLDEVRTRIAAAAREADRTPEAVTLVAVSKTFDAEAIRPAILHGQRVFGENRVQESQGKWPELKAETPEIELHLIGPLQSNKAAEAVALFDVVETVDREKIARALAEEMVKQGRQLRLYVQVNTGLEPQKAGIAPQDTVDFVTLCRSELGLDIVGLMCIPPAEENPGPHFALLAKLAGQCGVERLSMGMSGDYETAIAFGATSVRVGSAIFGSR; this comes from the coding sequence ATGACCATTGAAGAACGACTGGATGAGGTACGGACCCGGATCGCCGCTGCGGCCCGCGAAGCTGATCGAACCCCGGAGGCGGTCACGCTGGTCGCCGTTTCCAAAACCTTCGACGCGGAGGCGATCCGCCCGGCCATCCTGCATGGCCAGCGGGTGTTCGGTGAAAACCGGGTGCAGGAATCGCAGGGAAAATGGCCGGAGTTGAAAGCCGAAACGCCTGAGATCGAGCTGCATCTGATCGGGCCACTGCAATCCAACAAGGCAGCGGAAGCCGTGGCGCTGTTCGATGTGGTTGAGACGGTGGACCGGGAAAAAATCGCCCGCGCGCTGGCCGAGGAAATGGTCAAGCAGGGCCGGCAACTGCGGCTTTATGTGCAGGTCAATACCGGGTTGGAGCCGCAAAAGGCGGGCATTGCCCCGCAGGATACGGTGGATTTCGTCACCCTTTGCCGGTCGGAACTCGGCCTCGATATTGTGGGATTGATGTGCATTCCGCCAGCCGAAGAAAATCCTGGGCCACATTTCGCTCTTCTGGCGAAGCTGGCCGGGCAATGCGGCGTTGAGCGCTTGTCGATGGGCATGTCGGGTGATTATGAGACGGCTATTGCCTTTGGTGCCACCAGTGTTCGGGTGGGATCGGCGATTTTCGGGAGCCGGTGA
- the leuS gene encoding leucine--tRNA ligase, which yields MSTERYNPRDAEPRWQEKWSEAKIFETDNDDPREKYYVLEMFPYPSGRIHIGHVRNYAMGDVVARYKRARGYNVLHPMGWDAFGMPAENAAMQNKVHPKDWTYQNIASMRAQLKSMGLSLDWSREFATCDVEYYQRQQYLFLDMMEKGLVYRKQSKVNWDPVDQTVLANEQVIDGRGWRSGALVEQRELTQWFFKITDFAQDLLDALDTLDHWPEKVRLMQKNWIGRSEGLAIRWEIAAGTGPQGFADVQVYTTRPDTLFGASFLAIAADHPLAKALSETSTDIAAFCDECRRAGTSLAALETAEKKGLDTGIKVKHPLDPSWELPVYIANFVLMDYGTGAIFACPSGDQRDLDFARKYDLPVVPVVMPKDGDAASFTVGDTAYDGDGVMINSRFLDGLTTQEAFDVVAGKLTAAQLGNEPVAERRVNFRLRDWGVSRQRYWGCPIPVIHCDDCGVVPVPKQDLPVKLPDDVTFDVPGNPLDRHPTWRNVSCPCCGKAARRETDTMDTFVDSSWYYTRFTAPWEDKPTNPAVANHWLPVDQYIGGIEHAILHLLYSRFFTRAMRETGHVAVSEPFKGLFTQGMVVHETYRLGSGANGEWVAPADIRVEDVDGTRRAFLLSSGEEVTIGSVEKMSKSKKNVIDPDDILGSYGADTARFFVLSDSPPDRDVIWSEAGIEGSHRFVQRLWRLVSEAAEVLRTSASTPAKDGAGRSVSQAAHKTLQAVGADLDKLAFNKAVARIYELLNALAAPLTQVASGQADADFAAAVRNATEILIQIIAPMMPHLAEECWAVLGHSGMVSQADWPVFDAELVAENEVVMPVQINGKKKAELTIGRDADQNAVSQAVLDLDAVKAALQGQTPKKIIVVPQRIVNIVV from the coding sequence ATGAGTACAGAACGTTACAATCCGCGCGATGCGGAACCTCGTTGGCAGGAAAAATGGTCTGAAGCGAAAATCTTCGAGACCGATAACGACGATCCTCGCGAAAAATACTACGTACTTGAGATGTTCCCCTACCCGTCTGGCCGCATCCATATCGGCCATGTGCGCAATTATGCCATGGGCGATGTCGTGGCTCGCTACAAGCGCGCGCGCGGCTATAATGTCCTGCATCCGATGGGTTGGGACGCTTTCGGCATGCCAGCCGAAAACGCCGCCATGCAGAACAAGGTTCATCCCAAGGACTGGACCTATCAGAACATCGCCTCCATGCGCGCCCAGCTGAAATCCATGGGCCTGTCGCTGGACTGGTCACGTGAATTCGCCACCTGCGATGTCGAATATTACCAACGCCAACAATATCTCTTCCTCGACATGATGGAAAAGGGCCTGGTCTATCGCAAGCAGTCCAAGGTCAACTGGGACCCGGTCGACCAGACGGTGCTGGCCAATGAACAGGTGATCGATGGCCGCGGCTGGCGCTCCGGTGCGCTGGTCGAGCAACGCGAACTGACTCAATGGTTCTTCAAGATCACCGATTTCGCCCAGGATCTGCTGGACGCCCTGGACACGCTGGATCACTGGCCGGAAAAGGTCCGGCTGATGCAGAAGAACTGGATCGGTCGCTCTGAAGGCCTGGCCATTCGCTGGGAGATCGCCGCCGGTACCGGCCCTCAGGGCTTTGCCGACGTGCAGGTCTATACGACCCGCCCTGACACACTGTTCGGCGCCAGCTTCCTGGCGATTGCCGCCGATCACCCATTGGCCAAGGCGCTGTCCGAAACATCCACCGACATTGCGGCCTTCTGCGACGAATGCCGCAGGGCAGGGACCTCACTGGCTGCGCTGGAAACCGCCGAGAAAAAGGGCTTGGACACCGGCATCAAGGTCAAGCATCCGCTTGATCCTAGCTGGGAATTGCCGGTCTATATCGCCAATTTCGTGCTGATGGACTATGGCACTGGCGCGATCTTCGCCTGCCCGTCAGGAGACCAGCGCGACCTGGATTTTGCCCGCAAATACGATCTGCCTGTTGTGCCTGTTGTGATGCCAAAGGATGGCGATGCAGCCAGCTTTACCGTCGGCGATACCGCCTACGACGGCGATGGCGTGATGATCAATTCCCGCTTTCTGGATGGCCTGACGACACAGGAAGCCTTCGATGTCGTGGCAGGCAAACTCACCGCTGCACAGCTCGGCAATGAACCTGTCGCAGAGCGCCGGGTGAACTTCCGCCTGCGCGACTGGGGCGTATCACGCCAGCGCTATTGGGGCTGCCCGATCCCGGTTATTCACTGTGATGACTGCGGAGTTGTTCCGGTTCCGAAACAGGATCTGCCGGTCAAGCTGCCGGATGACGTCACCTTTGACGTGCCTGGAAACCCGCTGGATCGCCACCCAACCTGGCGCAACGTTTCCTGCCCTTGCTGTGGCAAGGCGGCCCGGCGTGAAACGGATACTATGGACACGTTTGTCGATTCCAGCTGGTATTACACCCGTTTCACCGCACCATGGGAAGACAAGCCGACCAACCCGGCTGTGGCCAATCATTGGCTGCCAGTCGATCAATATATCGGCGGCATCGAGCATGCGATTCTGCACCTGCTCTATTCCCGCTTCTTCACCCGCGCCATGCGCGAGACCGGCCATGTCGCCGTCAGCGAGCCTTTCAAGGGTCTGTTTACCCAAGGCATGGTCGTCCACGAGACCTACCGTCTTGGCAGTGGCGCGAATGGCGAATGGGTGGCGCCTGCGGATATCCGCGTCGAGGATGTCGATGGCACACGCCGCGCCTTCCTTCTCTCCTCCGGCGAGGAAGTGACGATCGGCTCCGTTGAAAAAATGTCGAAGTCGAAAAAGAACGTCATCGACCCCGACGATATTCTGGGCTCCTACGGTGCCGACACCGCCCGCTTTTTCGTTTTGTCGGACTCGCCACCGGATCGCGACGTGATCTGGTCGGAAGCCGGTATCGAAGGCTCGCATCGCTTCGTCCAGCGGCTTTGGCGGCTGGTTTCCGAGGCTGCTGAAGTGCTGAGAACCTCTGCATCGACTCCGGCTAAGGATGGTGCGGGCAGGTCGGTTTCTCAAGCTGCCCACAAGACCTTGCAGGCTGTCGGAGCCGATCTGGACAAACTGGCCTTCAACAAGGCCGTGGCGCGGATTTACGAGTTGCTCAATGCTCTGGCAGCGCCGCTGACGCAGGTGGCATCTGGACAGGCCGATGCTGACTTCGCCGCTGCGGTGCGCAACGCTACAGAAATACTAATCCAAATCATCGCTCCGATGATGCCGCATCTGGCCGAAGAATGCTGGGCGGTGTTGGGCCATTCCGGAATGGTGTCGCAAGCAGACTGGCCGGTTTTCGACGCTGAATTGGTGGCTGAAAACGAAGTGGTCATGCCGGTGCAGATCAACGGCAAGAAGAAGGCCGAATTGACAATCGGTCGCGATGCGGATCAGAATGCCGTCAGCCAAGCGGTGCTCGATCTGGATGCCGTCAAAGCCGCTCTTCAAGGGCAGACGCCTAAGAAGATCATTGTGGTTCCGCAGAGGATTGTGAACATTGTCGTCTGA
- the lptE gene encoding LPS assembly lipoprotein LptE: protein MSSDSRVNLSRRAVLAASVGLLGALAGCQVRPLYGEAQGTRKLMASIGFSPATDRVGQEVRNRLIFLAAGGQGEPAHPEYLVTLVVHTDTTEVLINESTDRATAGRVTVSADYTLKKASDLSVMRIAHRQSVALVDFPTQEFAKLRAVRDAENRAARELAELISADLASLLVRK from the coding sequence TTGTCGTCTGATTCACGCGTAAATTTATCCCGTCGCGCGGTTCTCGCCGCGTCCGTTGGCCTGCTTGGCGCCCTTGCGGGCTGCCAGGTCAGACCGCTCTACGGCGAAGCCCAGGGTACTCGCAAGTTAATGGCGTCCATCGGCTTCTCCCCGGCAACGGACAGAGTTGGGCAAGAAGTTCGCAACCGGTTGATCTTCCTTGCCGCAGGCGGGCAGGGGGAACCGGCCCATCCCGAGTATCTGGTCACACTGGTCGTACATACCGACACAACGGAAGTTCTGATCAACGAAAGTACCGACCGGGCGACTGCGGGTCGCGTGACAGTCAGCGCTGACTATACGCTGAAGAAGGCAAGTGATCTTTCCGTCATGCGTATCGCCCATCGCCAGTCCGTCGCATTGGTTGATTTTCCGACACAGGAATTTGCGAAGCTGCGCGCTGTAAGAGATGCCGAAAACCGAGCTGCACGAGAATTGGCGGAGTTGATCTCAGCCGATTTGGCTAGCCTACTGGTTCGTAAATAA
- the holA gene encoding DNA polymerase III subunit delta, with amino-acid sequence MVEVKSHEFDGFLQKSVRHYKMFLVYGPDVGLVAERAATIAKSTGVVLDDPFSVIRLDSSDLQSDPGKLLDEMNALGLFGGDRLVWIRGVANEKSVVDGLQILAKDPPDSSCLILEAGDLKKGSATRKIAEPARNIAVIPCYQDDARAINALIDAEFSTAGKRLTPAARSLLSESLGGDRRASRNEISKLLLYCLHDDLVDETHVEQIIGDASAVSTDEAVDAVLAGNADALLHAIQKIATSKTPMFLVLQGCLRQFQLLDIMRSEMDEKRQQATQVMQTLGRQIHFKRKALFEKSLKNWPSDALAVEMRRLQAAILASRRQPSLEDSLSLQTLLAITLQSARRSR; translated from the coding sequence ATGGTTGAAGTCAAGTCACACGAATTCGATGGCTTTCTGCAAAAATCAGTTCGTCACTACAAGATGTTCCTGGTCTACGGCCCGGATGTCGGACTTGTGGCGGAACGCGCGGCAACGATTGCCAAATCGACTGGCGTTGTGCTGGACGATCCCTTCTCGGTCATTCGGCTGGACAGCAGCGACCTGCAGAGCGATCCGGGAAAACTATTGGACGAAATGAATGCCCTCGGCCTCTTCGGCGGCGACCGGCTTGTCTGGATCAGAGGTGTCGCCAATGAAAAAAGCGTGGTGGATGGGCTACAAATTCTTGCCAAGGACCCACCAGACTCCAGTTGTCTGATCTTGGAGGCTGGGGATCTCAAAAAGGGATCAGCGACCCGCAAAATAGCCGAACCGGCCCGCAATATCGCGGTTATTCCCTGCTATCAGGACGATGCACGGGCCATCAATGCCTTGATTGACGCGGAATTCAGCACCGCTGGAAAGAGATTGACGCCTGCGGCTCGTTCGCTGCTCAGCGAGAGCCTGGGAGGCGACCGCAGGGCCTCTCGTAATGAGATATCCAAGTTGCTGCTCTATTGTCTGCATGACGACCTCGTGGACGAAACTCATGTTGAACAGATTATCGGCGATGCCAGCGCCGTTTCGACGGATGAGGCGGTAGATGCCGTGCTTGCTGGCAATGCAGACGCCCTGCTGCATGCCATCCAGAAAATCGCCACCTCCAAGACGCCGATGTTCCTGGTTCTCCAGGGATGCCTTCGACAGTTTCAGTTGCTGGACATTATGCGAAGTGAGATGGATGAAAAACGGCAACAAGCTACCCAGGTCATGCAAACACTTGGTCGCCAGATACATTTCAAGCGAAAAGCACTCTTTGAAAAATCTTTAAAGAATTGGCCGTCAGACGCACTTGCAGTCGAGATGCGGCGATTACAGGCGGCCATTCTTGCCAGCAGACGTCAGCCATCATTGGAAGACAGCTTGTCGCTCCAAACACTACTGGCGATTACCCTGCAATCGGCGCGGAGAAGCCGCTAA
- a CDS encoding ParB/RepB/Spo0J family partition protein, with protein MNDDISKRRLGRGLAALIGEMDQPVPVDESRALVSADRMVPIEFVSRNPRNPRRYFDETVLQELAGSIRQHGIVQPVVVRTIATARYEIIAGERRWRAAQLAGLVEIPVIVRDVDDRTALELAIVENVQRADLNPLEEAMGYEQLIAEHGYTQNDLGEIIGKSRSHVANSLRLLKLPDPVRDMLADGSLSAGHARALVSTSDPNSLARQIVSKGMSVRDAERLAQNDIKGQGQPKPHVVPAKDSDTVALERSLSDRLGLDVSISHKGGGGQLRINYKTLEQLEEICRLLEAR; from the coding sequence ATGAACGACGATATTTCGAAACGGCGTCTCGGTCGTGGTTTGGCCGCCTTGATTGGCGAAATGGATCAACCTGTTCCTGTCGATGAGAGCAGAGCCTTGGTCTCTGCCGACCGGATGGTGCCGATTGAGTTCGTATCTCGTAATCCACGCAATCCTCGTCGTTACTTTGACGAAACGGTTCTTCAGGAACTTGCCGGCTCCATTCGCCAACATGGCATTGTGCAGCCAGTCGTGGTACGAACGATTGCGACAGCCCGTTACGAGATCATTGCTGGCGAACGGCGCTGGCGTGCAGCCCAGTTGGCGGGACTGGTGGAAATTCCCGTCATCGTTCGCGATGTGGATGATCGCACCGCTCTGGAATTGGCAATTGTCGAAAACGTTCAACGTGCCGATCTCAATCCGCTCGAAGAAGCGATGGGCTATGAGCAACTGATTGCAGAACATGGATATACCCAGAACGATCTCGGCGAGATCATCGGCAAGAGCCGCAGCCACGTGGCCAATAGCCTGCGGCTGTTGAAGCTTCCTGATCCCGTTCGCGATATGCTGGCCGATGGATCTCTGTCCGCAGGTCATGCTCGGGCTTTGGTCTCGACGTCAGATCCGAATAGCTTGGCACGCCAAATCGTGTCCAAGGGCATGTCGGTCCGAGATGCTGAACGTCTGGCGCAAAACGACATCAAGGGCCAAGGCCAGCCAAAGCCACATGTGGTGCCCGCAAAAGATTCGGATACGGTCGCATTGGAGAGAAGCCTGTCGGATCGTTTGGGATTGGATGTATCGATCAGTCACAAAGGCGGCGGTGGCCAGCTGCGAATCAATTACAAAACCCTGGAGCAGCTTGAGGAAATTTGCCGGTTGCTCGAGGCGCGCTAA
- a CDS encoding ParA family protein, translating to MPYEKNRIITIANQKGGVGKTTTAINLATALAAIGERVLIVDLDPQGNASTGLGIDRRDRKLSSYDLLIGSHSVSETVIDTAVPNLSIVPSTLDLLGLEMEIAQKADRVFRLKAALQSQDGLAYSYVLVDCPPSFNLLTMNAMAAAHSILVPLQCEFFALEGLSQLLETIGQVRRNVNPTLDIQGIVLTMFDSRNNLAQQVVTDVRSHLGEKVYHTLIPRNVRVSEAPSYGKPAILYDLKCAGSQAYLQLASEVIQRERQRRAA from the coding sequence ATGCCCTACGAGAAGAACCGGATCATAACCATTGCCAATCAAAAAGGTGGTGTCGGCAAGACGACGACCGCCATTAATCTAGCAACCGCATTGGCTGCGATTGGCGAACGAGTGTTGATTGTCGATCTTGATCCCCAAGGCAATGCTAGCACGGGTTTGGGAATTGACCGCCGTGACCGCAAATTGTCCTCCTATGATTTATTGATTGGAAGCCATAGCGTTTCCGAAACGGTTATCGATACCGCGGTGCCTAATCTGTCGATTGTCCCCTCCACTCTCGATTTGTTGGGGCTTGAGATGGAAATCGCCCAGAAGGCTGATCGGGTATTTCGCTTGAAAGCTGCTTTGCAGTCGCAAGATGGTTTGGCCTATTCCTATGTGCTGGTCGATTGCCCGCCGTCTTTTAATTTGCTGACGATGAACGCCATGGCTGCGGCGCATTCTATTCTGGTGCCGCTCCAATGTGAGTTTTTTGCGCTGGAAGGTCTTAGCCAATTGCTTGAAACGATAGGTCAGGTCAGGCGCAACGTTAATCCCACCTTGGATATCCAGGGTATTGTGCTGACAATGTTCGATTCGCGGAACAATCTTGCCCAGCAGGTGGTGACAGACGTTCGCAGTCACTTGGGCGAAAAGGTTTATCACACGCTCATTCCGCGCAATGTGCGTGTCTCGGAAGCGCCGTCCTATGGCAAGCCGGCTATTCTTTATGACCTGAAATGTGCAGGCAGCCAGGCTTATCTGCAATTGGCCTCAGAAGTTATTCAGAGGGAACGGCAACGTCGCGCGGCTTAG
- the rsmG gene encoding 16S rRNA (guanine(527)-N(7))-methyltransferase RsmG — protein MSASLFQRLTGLRVSRETYEKLDHFVDLFGKWSKVINLVANSTKDQIWHRHVIDSAQLFKLRPNPQHWIDLGSGGGFPGVITAILLSEMSDGWVDLVESNNKKAAFLRTALMETGARGRVHPLRIEEAHKSLSACDTISARALADLDLLFSYASPWAEKNKKLNFLLHKGRDYQSEINNARDRWTFDLVIHPSVLEADSVILEVSGLARSK, from the coding sequence ATGTCCGCGAGTCTCTTTCAGCGGCTTACCGGCCTACGTGTTTCACGTGAAACATACGAAAAACTGGATCATTTCGTTGATCTGTTTGGCAAGTGGTCCAAGGTCATCAACCTTGTTGCAAATTCAACGAAAGATCAGATCTGGCATCGACATGTCATTGATAGCGCCCAGCTGTTTAAACTCCGCCCGAATCCTCAGCATTGGATTGACTTGGGAAGCGGTGGTGGATTTCCTGGTGTCATTACGGCAATTTTATTGTCGGAAATGAGCGACGGCTGGGTCGATTTGGTCGAGAGCAATAATAAAAAAGCTGCTTTCCTCCGCACAGCTCTGATGGAAACCGGAGCGAGGGGTAGGGTTCATCCCTTGCGAATCGAAGAGGCACACAAAAGTCTGTCGGCCTGCGATACAATTTCGGCTCGAGCTCTCGCGGATCTCGATCTGCTTTTCTCTTATGCGTCCCCTTGGGCCGAAAAAAACAAGAAACTTAATTTTCTCCTGCATAAAGGTCGGGATTACCAGTCTGAAATTAACAATGCGCGTGACCGATGGACGTTCGATCTGGTAATACATCCTAGCGTGCTTGAAGCCGACTCTGTCATCCTGGAAGTGAGCGGGCTTGCACGATCAAAGTAA